The Amblyomma americanum isolate KBUSLIRL-KWMA chromosome 3, ASM5285725v1, whole genome shotgun sequence genome window below encodes:
- the LOC144124775 gene encoding uncharacterized protein LOC144124775 isoform X1, with product MAPLCNFQRSSSSLPTRDNKMKTTTALLLLALTISATSSAAVSDKEDQSLKETGRALETLGVLLQGKDVALETLEQQADVIAALKLLHDSENLPGKDTSEYFFKKIRRVVENVAKAVVINKAVGAVAGTIG from the exons ATGGCACCTCTGTGTAACTTCCAGCGCAGTAGCTCTTCGCTTCCGACAAG AGACAACAAAATGAAGACCACAACGGCACTCCTTCTCTTGGCACTCACAATTTCAGCTACTAGTTCTGCTGCCGTTTCAG acAAAGAAGACCAATCGCTGAAGGAGACGGGCAGAGCTTTAGAGACCCTAGGAGTGCTGCTGCAAGGGAAGGATGTCGCACTGGAGACGCTTGAGCAACAGGCGGACGTCATCGCCGCTCTGAAACTTCTGCACGACTCTGAAAACCTGCCAGGGAAAGACACGTCCGAGTACTTCTTTAAGAAGATCAGGAGAGTGGTAGAAAATGTCGCTAAGGCGGTCGTGATCAACAAAGCTGTAGGTGCGGTTGCTGGTACGATCGGTTAG
- the LOC144124772 gene encoding uncharacterized protein LOC144124772 isoform X1, which yields MQRSQQSKMNAATAITFFALATVALAASLKREEINNITAVPEKTDDDSLRKTGAALEVLGKVLQEKELSADTEETLADVVGALQLLSGSAGVQEDFTSEYFWKKIRRAVENVAKVVVVNKVVGAVASTIG from the exons ATGCAACGATCACAACAATCGAAAATGAATGCAGCTACGGCAATTACCTTCTTCGCACTGGCAACGGTTGCGC TAGCTGCAAGTCT GAAACGAGAAGAAATTAACAATATCACTGCTGTGCCAGAAAAGA CAGATGACGACTCCCTACGGAAAACCGGAGCTGCCTTAGAAGTGTTGGGAAAAGTTCTGCAAGAAAAGGAGCTGTCGGCTGACACGGAAGAGACGCTAGCCGATGTCGTCGGGGCTCTTCAATTGCTGAGCGGCTCAGCAGGTGTCCAAGAGGACTTCACTTCGGAGTACTTCTGGAAGAAGATAAGGAGGGCAGTTGAGAACGTAGCCAAAGTCGTCGTGGTCAACAAGGTTGTTGGTGCTGTCGCCAGTACTATTGGTTAG
- the LOC144124773 gene encoding uncharacterized protein LOC144124773 — MKTTRALLFLAVTISASCSAAVSDTENQSLKKTGRALETLGGLLQGKDVTLETPDKLVDVIAALELLHSSEKLPGEDTSEYFFKKIRRVVENVAKAVVINKAAGAVAGTIG; from the exons ATGAAGACCACAAGGGCACTCCTATTCTTGGCAGTCACAATTTCGGCCAgttgttctgctgctgtttcAG aCACAGAAAACCAATCGCTGAAGAAGACGGGCAGAGCTTTAGAGACTCTAGGAGGGCTTCTGCAAGGGAAGGATGTCACACTGGAGACGCCTGACAAGCTGGTTGACGTCATCGCGGCTCTGGAACTGCTGCACAGCTCTGAAAAACTGCCAGGGGAAGACACGTCCGAGTACTTCTTTAAGAAGATCAGGAGAGTGGTAGAAAATGTCGCTAAGGCAGTCGTGATCAATAAAGCAGCTGGTGCAGTTGCTGGTACGATCGGTTAG
- the LOC144124775 gene encoding uncharacterized protein LOC144124775 isoform X2: MAPLCNFQRSSSSLPTRDNKMKTTTALLLLALTISATSSAAVSEDQSLKETGRALETLGVLLQGKDVALETLEQQADVIAALKLLHDSENLPGKDTSEYFFKKIRRVVENVAKAVVINKAVGAVAGTIG, encoded by the exons ATGGCACCTCTGTGTAACTTCCAGCGCAGTAGCTCTTCGCTTCCGACAAG AGACAACAAAATGAAGACCACAACGGCACTCCTTCTCTTGGCACTCACAATTTCAGCTACTAGTTCTGCTGCCGTTTCAG AAGACCAATCGCTGAAGGAGACGGGCAGAGCTTTAGAGACCCTAGGAGTGCTGCTGCAAGGGAAGGATGTCGCACTGGAGACGCTTGAGCAACAGGCGGACGTCATCGCCGCTCTGAAACTTCTGCACGACTCTGAAAACCTGCCAGGGAAAGACACGTCCGAGTACTTCTTTAAGAAGATCAGGAGAGTGGTAGAAAATGTCGCTAAGGCGGTCGTGATCAACAAAGCTGTAGGTGCGGTTGCTGGTACGATCGGTTAG
- the LOC144124772 gene encoding uncharacterized protein LOC144124772 isoform X2, translated as MQRSQQSKMNAATAITFFALATVALAASLKREEINNITAVPEKNDDSLRKTGAALEVLGKVLQEKELSADTEETLADVVGALQLLSGSAGVQEDFTSEYFWKKIRRAVENVAKVVVVNKVVGAVASTIG; from the exons ATGCAACGATCACAACAATCGAAAATGAATGCAGCTACGGCAATTACCTTCTTCGCACTGGCAACGGTTGCGC TAGCTGCAAGTCT GAAACGAGAAGAAATTAACAATATCACTGCTGTGCCAGAAAAGA ATGACGACTCCCTACGGAAAACCGGAGCTGCCTTAGAAGTGTTGGGAAAAGTTCTGCAAGAAAAGGAGCTGTCGGCTGACACGGAAGAGACGCTAGCCGATGTCGTCGGGGCTCTTCAATTGCTGAGCGGCTCAGCAGGTGTCCAAGAGGACTTCACTTCGGAGTACTTCTGGAAGAAGATAAGGAGGGCAGTTGAGAACGTAGCCAAAGTCGTCGTGGTCAACAAGGTTGTTGGTGCTGTCGCCAGTACTATTGGTTAG